In one window of Athene noctua chromosome 17, bAthNoc1.hap1.1, whole genome shotgun sequence DNA:
- the UBE3B gene encoding ubiquitin-protein ligase E3B isoform X1 → MFSASQSSKAQFLDKARQAREERRELKERERAAVQVQALIRRFLCRCRLQREIRREVEDFFGANESSSSKRSALSVFRIARKLLFVFNHKEDKERFEKLCRCILSSMDVENEPKVWYVSLALSKDLTLLWIKQIKDILWFCCEFLKQLKPDILQDSRLVNLHLTMLVTFTDTSTWKILRGKGETLRPAMNHICANIMGHLNQKGFYSVLQILLTNGLARSRPSLSKGSLTAVFSLALRPVVAAQFSDNLLRSFLIHIMSVPAIMTHLATLTPERLAVIESHDLFRKFILFLSREAQCRDVCVCLEGSHTLCLLGNLVYLGSLNDKVLEEETAHFVGVLIHMLSYCQKYVSQKKSNLTHWHPVLGWFSQTVDYGLNESMPLLTKQLQHLWGVHMIRILFSDVLSKKLLENQEIAQLPTQPVSPQNSLPMKNLFKRAFQKSASVRNILKPVGGKRVDSAEVQKVCSICVLYQTTLTTLTQIRLQILTGLTYLDDLLPKLWAFICELGPQGGLKLFLECLNNDTEESKRLLAMLMLFCDCSRHLITILDDIEVYEEQISFKLEELVTISSFLNSFVFKMIWDGIVENARGETLELFHSVHGWLMVLYERDCRRRFAPEDHWLRKDLKPSVLFQELDKDKKRAQLLLQYIPHVIPHKNRVLLFRNMVTKEKEKLGLVETSSASPHVTHITIRRSRMLEDGYEQLRQLSQNAMKGVIRVKFVNDLGVDEAGIDQDGVFKEFLEEIIKKVFDPALNLFKTTSGDERLYPSPTSYIHENYLQLFEFVGKMLGKAVYEGIVVDVPFASFFLSQLLGHHHSIFYSSVDELPSLDSEFYKNLTSIKRYDGDISDLGLTLSYDEDVMGQLVCHELVPGGKTIPVTNENKISYIHLMAHFRMHTQIKSQTAALISGFRSIIKPEWIRMFSAPELQRLISGDNAEIDLEDLKKHTVYYGGFHGSHRVIIWLWDILANDFSPEERAMFLKFVTSCSRPPLLGFAYLKPPFSIRCVEVSDDQDTGDTLGSVLRGFFTIRKKEPGGRLPTSSTCFNLLKLPNYSKKSILREKLRYAISMNTGFELS, encoded by the exons ATGTTCAGCGCGAGCCAGTCCTCCAAAGCCCAGTTCCTGGACAAAGCACGCCAGGCTCGGGAGGAGCGGAGGGAGCTGAAGGAGAGGGAACGTGCTGCAGTCCAGGTCCAGGCTTTGATCAGGAGATTTCTCTGCCGATGCCGCCTGCAGAGGGAGATAAG gaGAGAAGTGGAGGATTTCTTTGGGGCAAATGAATCCAGCTCAAGTAAAAGGAGTGctctttctgtcttcagaatTGCGAGGAAACTCCTGTTTGTATTTAATCATAAAGAAGACAAAGAG agatTTGAAAAGCTGTGCCGTTGTATTCTGAGTAGTATGGATGTTGAGAATGAGCCCAAG GTGTGGTACGTGTCACTGGCACTCTCCAAGGACCTGACGCTCTTATGGATCAAACAAATCAAAGACATTTTGTGGTTCTGCTGTGAATTTCTCAAGCAGCTtaag CCAGACATCTTACAAGACTCCAGGCTGGTCAATTTGCACCTCACAATGCTCGTCACCTTCACAGATACTTCTACGTGGAAAATCCTTCGGGGAAAAG GTGAAACCCTGAGGCCTGCCATGAACCACATCTGTGCAAACATCATGGGACATCTAAACCAGAAGGGATTTTATTCTGTGCTGCAG aTTTTGCTAACTAATGGCTTGGCGAGATCCAGACCTTCCTTGTCCAAAGGCTCTTTAACCGCCGTCTTCTCTCTTGCCCTGCG CCCTGTGGTTGCTGCACAGTTTTCAGACAATCTGTTGAGGTCCTTTCTGATCCATATCATGTCTGTGCCTGCTATAATGACTCACCTTGCTACTCTAACACCTGAG CGTCTGGCAGTGATAGAATCTCATGATCTTTTCCGCAAGTTCATCCTCTTTTTGAGTCGTGAAGCACAATGCCGAGATGTCTGTGTGTGCTTAGAAGGAAGTCACACTCTTTGTTTGTTAG GTAATCTCGTGTACCTGGGCTCCCTGAATGATAAAGTTCTTGAGGAGGAGACAGCTCATTTTGTGGGTGTGCTCATTCACATGCTCTCCTACTGCCAGAAGTACGTTTCACAGAAAAAATCCAACCTCACCCACTGGCATCCTGTTCTGGGCTGGTTTTCACAGACTGTGGATTATGG CTTGAATGAGTCCATGCCTCTGCTGACAAAGCAACTGCAGCATCTCTGGGGAGTCCATATGATCCGCATCCTCTTCAGTGATGTGCTCAGCAAGAAATTGCTGGAGAATCAGGAAATAGCTCAGCTGCCAACACAGCCAGTTTCCCCTCAGAACAGCCTTCCTATGAAGA ATCTTTTCAAGAGAGCTTTCCAGAAGTCTGCATCTGTCCGCAACATTCTCAAGCCCGTGGGAGGCAAGCGGGTGGACTCAGCGGAGGTGCAGAAGGTGTGCAGTATCTGTGTCCTCTACCAAACCACCCTCACCACGCTAACGCAGATCCGCCTGCAGATACTCACAG GCCTCACTTACCTGGATGATCTGTTGCCCAAATTATGGGCTTTTATCTGTGAGCTGGGACCACAGGGTGGGTTAAAACTCTTCTTGGAGTGCTTGAATAATGATACGGAGGAATCCAAGAGGCTGCTGGCCATGTTGATGCTCTTCTGCGACTGCTCCCGCCACCTTATCAC GATTCTTGATGACATAGAAGTCTATGAAGAGCAGATTTCATTCAAACTGGAAGAGCTTGTTACCATCTCATCTTTTCTGAATTCCTTTGTATTTAAGATGATCTGGGATGGAATTGTAG AGAATGCCCGAGGGGAGACCCTGGAGCTGTTTCATTCCGTCCATGGCTGGCTCATGGTCCTGTACGAAAGGGACTGCCGCAGGCGCTTTGCTCCCGAGGATCACTGGTTACGCAA GGACCTCAAACCCAGCGTGCTTTTCCAGGAGCTGGACAAGGACAAGAAACGagcccagctgctcctgcagtACATCCCACACGTCATTCCCCACAAGAAC aggGTGCTGCTTTTCCGAAACATGgttacaaaggaaaaagagaagcttGGGCTGGTTGAAACCAGCTCGGCATCGCCTCACGTCACACACATCACTATCCGCCGCTCACGTATGCTGGAG GATGGATATGAACAGCTACGACAGCTGTCCCAGAACGCCATGAAGGGAGTGATCAGAGTGAAGTTTGTGAATGATCTGGGAGTCGATGAGGCTGGTATTGATCAGGACGGTGTCTTCAAAGAGTTCCTGGAAGAGATAATAAAGAAGGTGTTTGACCCCGCACTCAACTTGTTCAAG ACAACCAGCGGTGATGAGAGGCTCTATCCATCCCCAACGTCCTACATTCATGAGAACTACCTACAGCTCTTTGAGTTTGTGGGGAAGATGCTTGGGAAGGCTGTGTATGAG GGAATAGTTGTGGATGTACCATTTGCTTCCTTCTTCTTGAGTCAGCTGCTGGGGCACCACCACAGCATCTTCTACAGCTCCGTGGATGAACTTCCCTCCTTGGACTCTGAGTTCTATAAAAATCTCACTTCGATTAAG CGTTACGATGGTGATATCAGTGACTTGGGCTTAACGCTGTCCTACGATGAAGATGTGATGGGTCAG CTTGTTTGCCATGAACTTGTTCCTGGAGGGAAGACCATTCCCGTTACCAATGAAAATAA GATCAGCTACATCCACCTCATGGCTCACTTCCGGATGCACACACAGATCAAGAGTCAGACAGCAGCACTCATCAGTGGGTTCAGGTCGATCATTAAGCCCGAATGGATTCGTATGTTTTCTGCGCCAGAGTTGCAGCGGCTGATCTCCGGCGACAATGCTGAGATTGACCTCGAGGACTTAAA AAAACACACGGTGTACTACGGGGGCTTCCACGGGAGTCACCGGGTCATTATCTGGCTGTGGGACATCCTGGCCAATGACTTCAGCCCTGAGGAGAGAGCCATGTTTCTCAAG TTTGTTACCAGCTGCTCCAGGCCTCCACTTTTGGGCTTTGCCTACCTCAAGCCTCCTTTTTCCATCCGCTGCGTGGAAGTCTCTGATGATCAG GACACCGGAGACACGCTGGGCAGCGTGCTACGGGGCTTCTTCACAATCCGCAAAAAAGAGCCAGGCGGGCGTCTCCCAACCTCCTCTACGTGTTTTAACCTCCTCAAGCTTCCCAACTACAGCAAGAAGAGCATCCTGCGGGAGAAGCTGCGCTACGCCATCAGCATGAACACTGGGTTTGAGCTGTCCTAG
- the UBE3B gene encoding ubiquitin-protein ligase E3B isoform X2 translates to MFSASQSSKAQFLDKARQAREERRELKERERAAVQVQALIRRFLCRCRLQREIRREVEDFFGANESSSSKRSALSVFRIARKLLFVFNHKEDKERFEKLCRCILSSMDVENEPKVWYVSLALSKDLTLLWIKQIKDILWFCCEFLKQLKPDILQDSRLVNLHLTMLVTFTDTSTWKILRGKGETLRPAMNHICANIMGHLNQKGFYSVLQILLTNGLARSRPSLSKGSLTAVFSLALRPVVAAQFSDNLLRSFLIHIMSVPAIMTHLATLTPERLAVIESHDLFRKFILFLSREAQCRDVCVCLEGSHTLCLLGNLVYLGSLNDKVLEEETAHFVGVLIHMLSYCQKYVSQKKSNLTHWHPVLGWFSQTVDYGLNESMPLLTKQLQHLWGVHMIRILFSDVLSKKLLENQEIAQLPTQPVSPQNSLPMKNLFKRAFQKSASVRNILKPVGGKRVDSAEVQKVCSICVLYQTTLTTLTQIRLQILTGLTYLDDLLPKLWAFICELGPQGGLKLFLECLNNDTEESKRLLAMLMLFCDCSRHLITILDDIEVYEEQISFKLEELVTISSFLNSFVFKMIWDGIVENARGETLELFHSVHGWLMVLYERDCRRRFAPEDHWLRKDLKPSVLFQELDKDKKRAQLLLQYIPHVIPHKNRVLLFRNMVTKEKEKLGLVETSSASPHVTHITIRRSRMLEDGYEQLRQLSQNAMKGVIRVKFVNDLGVDEAGIDQDGVFKEFLEEIIKKVFDPALNLFKTTSGDERLYPSPTSYIHENYLQLFEFVGKMLGKAVYEGIVVDVPFASFFLSQLLGHHHSIFYSSVDELPSLDSEFYKNLTSIKRYDGDISDLGLTLSYDEDVMGQLVCHELVPGGKTIPVTNENNASEVKGTQSVRFCRI, encoded by the exons ATGTTCAGCGCGAGCCAGTCCTCCAAAGCCCAGTTCCTGGACAAAGCACGCCAGGCTCGGGAGGAGCGGAGGGAGCTGAAGGAGAGGGAACGTGCTGCAGTCCAGGTCCAGGCTTTGATCAGGAGATTTCTCTGCCGATGCCGCCTGCAGAGGGAGATAAG gaGAGAAGTGGAGGATTTCTTTGGGGCAAATGAATCCAGCTCAAGTAAAAGGAGTGctctttctgtcttcagaatTGCGAGGAAACTCCTGTTTGTATTTAATCATAAAGAAGACAAAGAG agatTTGAAAAGCTGTGCCGTTGTATTCTGAGTAGTATGGATGTTGAGAATGAGCCCAAG GTGTGGTACGTGTCACTGGCACTCTCCAAGGACCTGACGCTCTTATGGATCAAACAAATCAAAGACATTTTGTGGTTCTGCTGTGAATTTCTCAAGCAGCTtaag CCAGACATCTTACAAGACTCCAGGCTGGTCAATTTGCACCTCACAATGCTCGTCACCTTCACAGATACTTCTACGTGGAAAATCCTTCGGGGAAAAG GTGAAACCCTGAGGCCTGCCATGAACCACATCTGTGCAAACATCATGGGACATCTAAACCAGAAGGGATTTTATTCTGTGCTGCAG aTTTTGCTAACTAATGGCTTGGCGAGATCCAGACCTTCCTTGTCCAAAGGCTCTTTAACCGCCGTCTTCTCTCTTGCCCTGCG CCCTGTGGTTGCTGCACAGTTTTCAGACAATCTGTTGAGGTCCTTTCTGATCCATATCATGTCTGTGCCTGCTATAATGACTCACCTTGCTACTCTAACACCTGAG CGTCTGGCAGTGATAGAATCTCATGATCTTTTCCGCAAGTTCATCCTCTTTTTGAGTCGTGAAGCACAATGCCGAGATGTCTGTGTGTGCTTAGAAGGAAGTCACACTCTTTGTTTGTTAG GTAATCTCGTGTACCTGGGCTCCCTGAATGATAAAGTTCTTGAGGAGGAGACAGCTCATTTTGTGGGTGTGCTCATTCACATGCTCTCCTACTGCCAGAAGTACGTTTCACAGAAAAAATCCAACCTCACCCACTGGCATCCTGTTCTGGGCTGGTTTTCACAGACTGTGGATTATGG CTTGAATGAGTCCATGCCTCTGCTGACAAAGCAACTGCAGCATCTCTGGGGAGTCCATATGATCCGCATCCTCTTCAGTGATGTGCTCAGCAAGAAATTGCTGGAGAATCAGGAAATAGCTCAGCTGCCAACACAGCCAGTTTCCCCTCAGAACAGCCTTCCTATGAAGA ATCTTTTCAAGAGAGCTTTCCAGAAGTCTGCATCTGTCCGCAACATTCTCAAGCCCGTGGGAGGCAAGCGGGTGGACTCAGCGGAGGTGCAGAAGGTGTGCAGTATCTGTGTCCTCTACCAAACCACCCTCACCACGCTAACGCAGATCCGCCTGCAGATACTCACAG GCCTCACTTACCTGGATGATCTGTTGCCCAAATTATGGGCTTTTATCTGTGAGCTGGGACCACAGGGTGGGTTAAAACTCTTCTTGGAGTGCTTGAATAATGATACGGAGGAATCCAAGAGGCTGCTGGCCATGTTGATGCTCTTCTGCGACTGCTCCCGCCACCTTATCAC GATTCTTGATGACATAGAAGTCTATGAAGAGCAGATTTCATTCAAACTGGAAGAGCTTGTTACCATCTCATCTTTTCTGAATTCCTTTGTATTTAAGATGATCTGGGATGGAATTGTAG AGAATGCCCGAGGGGAGACCCTGGAGCTGTTTCATTCCGTCCATGGCTGGCTCATGGTCCTGTACGAAAGGGACTGCCGCAGGCGCTTTGCTCCCGAGGATCACTGGTTACGCAA GGACCTCAAACCCAGCGTGCTTTTCCAGGAGCTGGACAAGGACAAGAAACGagcccagctgctcctgcagtACATCCCACACGTCATTCCCCACAAGAAC aggGTGCTGCTTTTCCGAAACATGgttacaaaggaaaaagagaagcttGGGCTGGTTGAAACCAGCTCGGCATCGCCTCACGTCACACACATCACTATCCGCCGCTCACGTATGCTGGAG GATGGATATGAACAGCTACGACAGCTGTCCCAGAACGCCATGAAGGGAGTGATCAGAGTGAAGTTTGTGAATGATCTGGGAGTCGATGAGGCTGGTATTGATCAGGACGGTGTCTTCAAAGAGTTCCTGGAAGAGATAATAAAGAAGGTGTTTGACCCCGCACTCAACTTGTTCAAG ACAACCAGCGGTGATGAGAGGCTCTATCCATCCCCAACGTCCTACATTCATGAGAACTACCTACAGCTCTTTGAGTTTGTGGGGAAGATGCTTGGGAAGGCTGTGTATGAG GGAATAGTTGTGGATGTACCATTTGCTTCCTTCTTCTTGAGTCAGCTGCTGGGGCACCACCACAGCATCTTCTACAGCTCCGTGGATGAACTTCCCTCCTTGGACTCTGAGTTCTATAAAAATCTCACTTCGATTAAG CGTTACGATGGTGATATCAGTGACTTGGGCTTAACGCTGTCCTACGATGAAGATGTGATGGGTCAG CTTGTTTGCCATGAACTTGTTCCTGGAGGGAAGACCATTCCCGTTACCAATGAAAATAA CGCTTCTGAGGTCAAAGGCACACAGTCTGTGAGATTCTGCAGGATTTAA
- the UBE3B gene encoding ubiquitin-protein ligase E3B isoform X3, translating into MFSASQSSKAQFLDKARQAREERRELKERERAAVQVQALIRRFLCRCRLQREIRREVEDFFGANESSSSKRSALSVFRIARKLLFVFNHKEDKERFEKLCRCILSSMDVENEPKVWYVSLALSKDLTLLWIKQIKDILWFCCEFLKQLKPDILQDSRLVNLHLTMLVTFTDTSTWKILRGKGETLRPAMNHICANIMGHLNQKGFYSVLQILLTNGLARSRPSLSKGSLTAVFSLALRPVVAAQFSDNLLRSFLIHIMSVPAIMTHLATLTPERLAVIESHDLFRKFILFLSREAQCRDVCVCLEGSHTLCLLGNLVYLGSLNDKVLEEETAHFVGVLIHMLSYCQKYVSQKKSNLTHWHPVLGWFSQTVDYGLNESMPLLTKQLQHLWGVHMIRILFSDVLSKKLLENQEIAQLPTQPVSPQNSLPMKNLFKRAFQKSASVRNILKPVGGKRVDSAEVQKVCSICVLYQTTLTTLTQIRLQILTGLTYLDDLLPKLWAFICELGPQGGLKLFLECLNNDTEESKRLLAMLMLFCDCSRHLITILDDIEVYEEQISFKLEELVTISSFLNSFVFKMIWDGIVENARGETLELFHSVHGWLMVLYERDCRRRFAPEDHWLRKDLKPSVLFQELDKDKKRAQLLLQYIPHVIPHKNRVLLFRNMVTKEKEKLGLVETSSASPHVTHITIRRSRMLEDGYEQLRQLSQNAMKGVIRVKFVNDLGVDEAGIDQDGVFKEFLEEIIKKVFDPALNLFKTTSGDERLYPSPTSYIHENYLQLFEFVGKMLGKAVYEGIVVDVPFASFFLSQLLGHHHSIFYSSVDELPSLDSEFYKNLTSIKRYDGDISDLGLTLSYDEDVMGQVR; encoded by the exons ATGTTCAGCGCGAGCCAGTCCTCCAAAGCCCAGTTCCTGGACAAAGCACGCCAGGCTCGGGAGGAGCGGAGGGAGCTGAAGGAGAGGGAACGTGCTGCAGTCCAGGTCCAGGCTTTGATCAGGAGATTTCTCTGCCGATGCCGCCTGCAGAGGGAGATAAG gaGAGAAGTGGAGGATTTCTTTGGGGCAAATGAATCCAGCTCAAGTAAAAGGAGTGctctttctgtcttcagaatTGCGAGGAAACTCCTGTTTGTATTTAATCATAAAGAAGACAAAGAG agatTTGAAAAGCTGTGCCGTTGTATTCTGAGTAGTATGGATGTTGAGAATGAGCCCAAG GTGTGGTACGTGTCACTGGCACTCTCCAAGGACCTGACGCTCTTATGGATCAAACAAATCAAAGACATTTTGTGGTTCTGCTGTGAATTTCTCAAGCAGCTtaag CCAGACATCTTACAAGACTCCAGGCTGGTCAATTTGCACCTCACAATGCTCGTCACCTTCACAGATACTTCTACGTGGAAAATCCTTCGGGGAAAAG GTGAAACCCTGAGGCCTGCCATGAACCACATCTGTGCAAACATCATGGGACATCTAAACCAGAAGGGATTTTATTCTGTGCTGCAG aTTTTGCTAACTAATGGCTTGGCGAGATCCAGACCTTCCTTGTCCAAAGGCTCTTTAACCGCCGTCTTCTCTCTTGCCCTGCG CCCTGTGGTTGCTGCACAGTTTTCAGACAATCTGTTGAGGTCCTTTCTGATCCATATCATGTCTGTGCCTGCTATAATGACTCACCTTGCTACTCTAACACCTGAG CGTCTGGCAGTGATAGAATCTCATGATCTTTTCCGCAAGTTCATCCTCTTTTTGAGTCGTGAAGCACAATGCCGAGATGTCTGTGTGTGCTTAGAAGGAAGTCACACTCTTTGTTTGTTAG GTAATCTCGTGTACCTGGGCTCCCTGAATGATAAAGTTCTTGAGGAGGAGACAGCTCATTTTGTGGGTGTGCTCATTCACATGCTCTCCTACTGCCAGAAGTACGTTTCACAGAAAAAATCCAACCTCACCCACTGGCATCCTGTTCTGGGCTGGTTTTCACAGACTGTGGATTATGG CTTGAATGAGTCCATGCCTCTGCTGACAAAGCAACTGCAGCATCTCTGGGGAGTCCATATGATCCGCATCCTCTTCAGTGATGTGCTCAGCAAGAAATTGCTGGAGAATCAGGAAATAGCTCAGCTGCCAACACAGCCAGTTTCCCCTCAGAACAGCCTTCCTATGAAGA ATCTTTTCAAGAGAGCTTTCCAGAAGTCTGCATCTGTCCGCAACATTCTCAAGCCCGTGGGAGGCAAGCGGGTGGACTCAGCGGAGGTGCAGAAGGTGTGCAGTATCTGTGTCCTCTACCAAACCACCCTCACCACGCTAACGCAGATCCGCCTGCAGATACTCACAG GCCTCACTTACCTGGATGATCTGTTGCCCAAATTATGGGCTTTTATCTGTGAGCTGGGACCACAGGGTGGGTTAAAACTCTTCTTGGAGTGCTTGAATAATGATACGGAGGAATCCAAGAGGCTGCTGGCCATGTTGATGCTCTTCTGCGACTGCTCCCGCCACCTTATCAC GATTCTTGATGACATAGAAGTCTATGAAGAGCAGATTTCATTCAAACTGGAAGAGCTTGTTACCATCTCATCTTTTCTGAATTCCTTTGTATTTAAGATGATCTGGGATGGAATTGTAG AGAATGCCCGAGGGGAGACCCTGGAGCTGTTTCATTCCGTCCATGGCTGGCTCATGGTCCTGTACGAAAGGGACTGCCGCAGGCGCTTTGCTCCCGAGGATCACTGGTTACGCAA GGACCTCAAACCCAGCGTGCTTTTCCAGGAGCTGGACAAGGACAAGAAACGagcccagctgctcctgcagtACATCCCACACGTCATTCCCCACAAGAAC aggGTGCTGCTTTTCCGAAACATGgttacaaaggaaaaagagaagcttGGGCTGGTTGAAACCAGCTCGGCATCGCCTCACGTCACACACATCACTATCCGCCGCTCACGTATGCTGGAG GATGGATATGAACAGCTACGACAGCTGTCCCAGAACGCCATGAAGGGAGTGATCAGAGTGAAGTTTGTGAATGATCTGGGAGTCGATGAGGCTGGTATTGATCAGGACGGTGTCTTCAAAGAGTTCCTGGAAGAGATAATAAAGAAGGTGTTTGACCCCGCACTCAACTTGTTCAAG ACAACCAGCGGTGATGAGAGGCTCTATCCATCCCCAACGTCCTACATTCATGAGAACTACCTACAGCTCTTTGAGTTTGTGGGGAAGATGCTTGGGAAGGCTGTGTATGAG GGAATAGTTGTGGATGTACCATTTGCTTCCTTCTTCTTGAGTCAGCTGCTGGGGCACCACCACAGCATCTTCTACAGCTCCGTGGATGAACTTCCCTCCTTGGACTCTGAGTTCTATAAAAATCTCACTTCGATTAAG CGTTACGATGGTGATATCAGTGACTTGGGCTTAACGCTGTCCTACGATGAAGATGTGATGGGTCAG GTGAGGTAA